The following proteins are co-located in the Pseudarthrobacter siccitolerans genome:
- a CDS encoding dipeptide/oligopeptide/nickel ABC transporter permease/ATP-binding protein, whose protein sequence is MSQIIPTPPVAVVKTAPRRGVVRKVLSSPVGIISLATLLLILLITAFAPLLAPQDPTQSSLSDIFAPTSADHPLGGDSAGRDLLSRLLYGAQVSLLGATIALVTSLVIGLPTGLIAGYYGRAFDSAASWASNLIQALPAIVVLLALRTVVGPSIWVSMVVFGVMLSPGAYRLVRATVSGVRNELYVDAARVSGLSDITIITRHVLPVVKGPLILHSAIVLAISIDIQAGLEFLGFGDTATASWGSMLNEGFLNIFQAPQMLFWPGLALALTSGSLALFAGSLRDALQAGSPKPARKRWARSAHPIAPARPGSDEDATSANGLLTVRDLRVAYGGGATEVVHGVSIEIARGEVLGLVGESGSGKTQVALSILGLLPQGGEISSGTILLDGEPLVGRPLSFLRTVRGKRIGYIPQEPMSNLDPSFKVGFQLSEVVRVHLGMSRSEARQRVLDLLAHVGIPDPVRTYNSYPHEISGGMAQRVLIAGAVSCDPELLIADEPTTALDVTVQADILDLLRGLQQEKDLGVLLVTHNFGVVADICDRVLVMSQGEIVEAGDATTIFEAPKHNYTKTLLGSMLDGRPSRVARTTPNLEETNA, encoded by the coding sequence GTGAGCCAAATCATTCCCACTCCGCCGGTTGCCGTTGTTAAAACGGCCCCTCGTCGCGGGGTCGTACGCAAGGTACTCAGCAGTCCTGTCGGCATCATTTCCCTTGCCACGCTGCTGCTCATCCTGCTGATCACCGCATTCGCCCCCCTCCTCGCGCCGCAGGACCCGACCCAGTCCTCGCTCTCAGACATCTTCGCGCCAACCTCCGCGGATCACCCGCTGGGTGGCGACAGCGCGGGGCGGGACCTGCTGTCCCGACTACTCTATGGCGCCCAGGTGAGCCTGCTCGGTGCCACGATAGCCCTCGTCACCTCGCTCGTCATCGGGCTGCCCACCGGATTGATCGCCGGTTACTACGGGCGCGCCTTCGACTCGGCCGCCTCGTGGGCATCGAACCTCATCCAGGCTCTACCCGCGATCGTCGTGCTGCTCGCCTTGCGGACCGTGGTCGGACCTTCGATCTGGGTGTCAATGGTCGTGTTCGGAGTGATGCTTTCGCCGGGCGCATACAGGCTGGTCCGCGCCACGGTGAGCGGGGTTCGCAATGAACTGTACGTAGATGCCGCCCGGGTCTCTGGCCTCAGCGACATTACAATCATCACGCGTCACGTACTCCCGGTGGTCAAGGGACCCTTGATCCTGCACAGCGCGATCGTCCTCGCCATCTCCATCGACATCCAAGCCGGTCTGGAGTTCCTGGGATTCGGCGACACCGCCACCGCCAGTTGGGGTTCGATGCTGAATGAGGGCTTCCTCAACATTTTCCAGGCACCGCAGATGCTTTTCTGGCCCGGCTTGGCCCTCGCCCTGACCTCCGGATCGCTCGCGCTCTTCGCAGGCAGCCTCCGGGACGCTCTCCAGGCAGGATCCCCCAAACCGGCGCGCAAGCGCTGGGCGCGCAGCGCGCATCCGATCGCACCGGCGCGTCCGGGTTCAGATGAAGATGCCACCTCTGCGAATGGCCTGCTCACTGTCCGTGACCTCCGCGTCGCGTACGGCGGCGGTGCAACCGAGGTTGTTCACGGTGTATCCATCGAAATCGCCCGCGGTGAAGTGCTGGGCCTCGTGGGCGAATCAGGATCGGGCAAGACGCAGGTAGCCCTGTCCATCCTCGGACTGCTTCCGCAAGGCGGAGAGATCTCCTCGGGCACCATACTGCTCGACGGCGAACCCCTCGTCGGCCGTCCGCTGTCCTTCCTCCGCACCGTGCGCGGCAAGCGGATCGGGTACATTCCGCAGGAGCCGATGAGCAACCTGGATCCCTCGTTCAAGGTCGGTTTCCAGCTGAGCGAAGTAGTCCGCGTCCACCTCGGCATGAGCCGCAGTGAGGCCCGTCAGCGCGTTTTGGACCTGCTGGCTCACGTGGGGATCCCCGATCCCGTCAGGACCTACAACTCCTACCCGCACGAAATATCCGGCGGCATGGCCCAGCGCGTGCTCATCGCCGGCGCGGTCTCCTGCGATCCGGAGCTGCTCATCGCCGACGAGCCCACCACAGCGCTTGACGTAACTGTTCAGGCTGACATCCTTGACCTGCTGCGTGGGCTCCAGCAGGAGAAGGACCTTGGCGTGCTTCTGGTGACCCACAACTTCGGCGTCGTCGCCGATATCTGTGATCGGGTACTCGTGATGTCTCAGGGCGAGATTGTTGAAGCCGGGGATGCCACAACGATCTTCGAGGCCCCGAAGCACAACTACACCAAGACGCTGCTCGGCTCGATGCTTGACGGCCGGCCGTCGCGGGTAGCCCGTACCACTCCCAATCTGGAGGAAACCAATGCCTGA
- a CDS encoding ABC transporter permease subunit produces the protein MAGVAQQVRGAVIDVLAQDYIRTLNARGLPLRRLLGHVLRNASAPALTVVALTFIGTLSGAVFIERIFALPGLGLAATDATVNGDVPVIMGVVIVMTVIVVLVNLLIDLAVGLLNPKVRLS, from the coding sequence GTGGCCGGAGTTGCCCAGCAGGTGCGCGGTGCGGTTATCGACGTGCTCGCACAGGACTACATCCGCACCCTGAACGCCCGGGGCCTGCCGCTCCGGCGACTGCTCGGTCACGTCCTGCGCAATGCCAGCGCTCCTGCACTCACCGTCGTTGCGCTGACCTTCATTGGGACGTTGAGCGGTGCAGTGTTCATCGAGCGCATCTTCGCACTGCCCGGACTTGGCCTGGCGGCCACCGACGCGACGGTGAACGGAGACGTGCCGGTGATCATGGGCGTGGTTATCGTCATGACGGTCATCGTCGTCCTTGTGAACCTTTTGATCGACCTCGCGGTCGGCCTGCTCAACCCGAAGGTGCGTCTCTCGTGA